The Gossypium arboreum isolate Shixiya-1 chromosome 4, ASM2569848v2, whole genome shotgun sequence DNA segment taaaattttaaaaatatatattaataaaatatttcaaataaatatttcaaaatttttaaaattaataataaataaataaaattaaataaataaataaaagaaagaaagaaagaaaagtaaaaaaagtacaaaagtcaaaaagtaaaaaagtaaaaaaaaaaaagaaattgacaTGGGAGGGGACTGGTGGCGCCATATTAATTGGTTCTACcaaaaaaatggttaatttttttgaaattctcccatattttcaaaaatttcagtATTTCTCTGGTATTTATACAAGTGGCGCCATTCTACATGGCTtcactaaaaaattaattttttatgctCCCTGCTGACGTGGCAAGTTGGTGGCGCCATATAATTTGGCTCCACGAATTTTTACAGTagatttcaagtcattttggtgtttaattaaaaatatggatcattttggtatttaattaaatttgatagattattttagtaaaaaaaaccCATGTATTAGTATAATGATTAGGTGTTTACAGCCTTAAATGTAACATGAATAAGAGTGATATTAATCGCATTATTATTACAACTTTACCCTTTTATTATAATTCacaaaaaaataatagtaataaatgtaataataaatctagattaaaataaaaaaatatttacttaCTCTCCAAGATAAATCTAGTCGTAATTAATCTCTTAAAAGAGAGatgtttgaaaataaaataaaaataataattattaaaataaactaTAAAAGCATGTAACATGGTGATATCATATTGCAAATTCAACTATGATTTAACAActcatatatatttaaataaattaattctgTGGGGAGGAAAAGAGGTTAATTGGGCTTAAACCATAGCAAATAAAAGCTTTTAACAACTCCTACCAAAATTTGGCaatgatttaaaaaaattatcatatGATATATTCTGTTTTCTAAAAAATAAACTGATGACAACTTTACATGCTAAAAACACATCAAACGACGACTAGTGTTAGTTAAATTGGGAAATGGGAGGTTGACCTACACCTATCAGAAATTTATAAATCttgaaggaaaaaaaatgaaaaacctAGAACACAAACTCCATAGCCCATTGATCAAGCTGTTCTTGACTATCTGGAAGATAATCAGGGACCATGAAACCTTTTGATAAGACCCGAAAATGCAATTACTTCCCAATGTTAACCATGGTAGCTTTTCCAACTCTACTTTTTGGATTCTTTTGTTACAATCAGTACGTGAAAACCATCCCATTTCCAGATTTCAGTCACCGACAACCCTTCAGGGAATCTTCAAATTCAACTAATTTTAAACTCCAAGAAACAAACAAAGATGACGATGATGGAAACGTAAGAGTTGTTTTGCCATTAGAAGAGTGTGATATCTTCACAGGAGAATGGGTTTTCGATCATGGATCATCACGCCCTTTATACAAAGAAGACTGCGAGTTCCTTAATACAATGGTGACTTGCTTGAAGAATGGAAGGCCTGATTCTTTATACCAGAAATGGAGATGGCAGCCCAAAGCTTGCTCTTTGCCCAAGTAAATACTTTCTTTCTCCAACTACTTAGTAATATTCTCATTATTTTTAGTGCTCCCCTGTTTTTGAAGAACCATGGTGGTCGAATAGATTAAATGATTAGTTTTCATTTTTGGGTTAAGGTTTGAGGCAAAAATATTGCTGGAGAAACTTAGAGGAAAGAGGCTTATGTTTGTTGGGGACTCCATAAACTTTAACCAGATGCTATCTATGGCTTGTATGGTTCAATCTGTCATCCCACCAGAGAAGAGGAGCTTAAGTTATGCAAACTATACCATTGTCTTTAAAATGGAGGTAATTGCTTGCTGATGTTTCTCTATTATTTTAAATCATTGTTTGTCAAATAACTTAGAAAGAAAGTGAAGAATGTGTTTGAACCATGTAGGATTATAATGCTACAATGGAGTTTTACTGGGCACCGTTTTTGGTTGAATCCAATGTAGACCCTCCGACAATGAGGGATGGCACAGTGGAGCCTATAGTCAAGCTTGAATCAATCTCAAAACATGGAGATAACTGGAAAAATGTGGATTATCTCATCTTTAATACATATATTTGGTGGAGGTACCCCACCGTGAAAGTACTGTGAGTTGCTACCTTTGTTGTCTTTTACATTTTAGCATACATTGTTCTGAAATACTAGAAATTTTGACTCGATCCTTCCTTCAAAACTGATTGAAAAGACGAGGATCTTTCGAGGATGGTGTGACAGATTATGTCGACATTGATCAGAATGTAGCATATGAGAGTGCTTTGAAATCATGGGCCAAATGGGTGGAAGAAAACGTTGATCCTAATCAAACTTCAGTGTTCTTCATCAGTATGGCTCCTTCACATAAGATGTATAAACTAGCAAAAAAACTTGAGAAAACTTTTCAATTTGATTGTTCTAAACACATACTTTTAACACATTTTGCATATGCAAATTGAAACAGGAGCTCTGCCTGGAATAACACCAATGGGATCATGTGTTTGAACGAGACAACTCCGATTGTGAACACATCGACGTTTGATGTGGGCACGAATCGGCAGCTTTCCGCAATTGTAGAAAATGTCGTACGTTCCATGAAAATACCCCTTCAATTCCTCAACATAACGAGGCTATCCGAATACCGAAAAGATGCACATACATCGATTTATGCAGCTCCCGGTGGTAAGTTGCTGACCCAAGAACAAAAAGCTGATCCAGCAAAATATGCGGATTGTGTGCATTGGTGTCTGCCTGGATTGCCTGATACATGGAATGAGTTGTTATATACGTTTATCATATACTAGACTTGACTTTGATTTCATAATTGATTCATTCCTAAAGATGaatgtatgatttttttttttttatctgcgACATGATATAGAATACAAGAACTCCTTTTCATATATCAGTTAATGGGTGCAATTTAGAACGATTTCGAATGAATGGGGGTCTAGCTTGGTTAGAAGCAGTAAGGGATTGTAGGCACGAGGAAAATGGCAATCTTGGTTCAATTATGACAAATTGAAAATCCCAATATTTGCATCAGCCTTAGTTTTAAATATACTTTTTCAGATGATGTTAAACCAAAACCTTTTTTATAATTGATAATTATTGAGTTAAGACGTATATATGTACATGTGTAGGACTTACTTAAGAATTATCTAAATCATACATAGGAATAATAATTAAGTTGGTATTGAATAGTATGGGCAATAAAACAATGGAGGAAAGACTTAGCTATAATCACTATTATTGATCATATATTTCAAACTAATAGGTTCAGTGATCCAGTGGAACACAAAGGGAAAGAGAACTTTTCGCTCTTTCTCTGGCTGCCTCACTCATGATTCTTTTACTGAACTGGTTAAGGATTCTTGGCCTCACTCATGGTTAAGGATTCTTTGTAAATATTGAAGTCTTTTGTAGCATCACAACATGGAGAAGGAAAATCATTGCTAGGTTGGGAGGTATTCATGCTGCATTAAAGACCATTTAACTACGTGCTAAATTAGAGCAAGTTTTATATCAAGAGGAGCTCCGCAAAATACTCCAAGTCTAATGA contains these protein-coding regions:
- the LOC108459525 gene encoding protein trichome birefringence-like 30 isoform X2, translating into MKPFDKTRKCNYFPMLTMVAFPTLLFGFFCYNQYVKTIPFPDFSHRQPFRESSNSTNFKLQETNKDDDDGNVRVVLPLEECDIFTGEWVFDHGSSRPLYKEDCEFLNTMVTCLKNGRPDSLYQKWRWQPKACSLPKFEAKILLEKLRGKRLMFVGDSINFNQMLSMACMVQSVIPPEKRSLSYANYTIVFKMEDYNATMEFYWAPFLVESNVDPPTMRDGTVEPIVKLESISKHGDNWKNVDYLIFNTYIWWRYPTVKVLRGSFEDGVTDYVDIDQNVAYESALKSWAKWVEENVDPNQTSVFFIRALPGITPMGSCV
- the LOC108459525 gene encoding protein trichome birefringence-like 28 isoform X1; the encoded protein is MKPFDKTRKCNYFPMLTMVAFPTLLFGFFCYNQYVKTIPFPDFSHRQPFRESSNSTNFKLQETNKDDDDGNVRVVLPLEECDIFTGEWVFDHGSSRPLYKEDCEFLNTMVTCLKNGRPDSLYQKWRWQPKACSLPKFEAKILLEKLRGKRLMFVGDSINFNQMLSMACMVQSVIPPEKRSLSYANYTIVFKMEDYNATMEFYWAPFLVESNVDPPTMRDGTVEPIVKLESISKHGDNWKNVDYLIFNTYIWWRYPTVKVLRGSFEDGVTDYVDIDQNVAYESALKSWAKWVEENVDPNQTSVFFISMAPSHKMSSAWNNTNGIMCLNETTPIVNTSTFDVGTNRQLSAIVENVVRSMKIPLQFLNITRLSEYRKDAHTSIYAAPGGKLLTQEQKADPAKYADCVHWCLPGLPDTWNELLYTFIIY